TTTAGGTGTTAAGGTTATACATAAGAATGCTAGACAAGGCGGGAGTTTTGGAGCTAAGTTTTCGTTAGTTAGGTATTTAGTAGTGCTAGGCTTCGCGTCTTTAAAGTTTAAAGTACCAATAAAGTGGATAGAAACTAGAACTGAGCACTTAATGGCTTCTAACAGTAGCGGTCCCGAAAGGAAATTTAAAATACATGCGTATTATTCATCAGACGGTAAAATTAACGCGTTAGACTTCCACATATGGGAAGACATAGGTGCTTCCAGAGATGCTGGACAACCATTTAAACCTTTAGGTTTTCTAACTGGACCTTATAAAATAAGAAATATAAGGTATACTGCTACTTTAGTTGCCACTAATAAGAATCCGCCTGGTGCTTTTAGAGGTGCAGGTACTCCTCCACACACATGGGCATTAGAGAGAGTAATGGATACAGTAGCAGATGAGTTAGGTTTAAGTAGGGCTGAAATTAGGAAAATAAACGCTATAGACTCCTTTCCTTATGATTCTGGATTTGCCTATTATGATTCTGGCAATCCTAAAGGCTTAATAGATTTAGCATTATCTAGAAGTGATATATTCTCGATGAGGGATAAGAATACTGGAGTAGGGTTAGCGCTTTCAACTGATCCTAGCACTCCATCTGGGAGTGAAAGGGTCAAAATTAGAATTAAAAATGGTAAGGTAATAGTGGGATTAGGCTTTGGTCCAGAAGGACAAGGTAATGAGCACACTGCAGTTATGTTAGCCTCTAAACTTTTGGGAATAAGTCAAGATGAAGTAAATTATGAAATATTAGATAATATGGAATTACCATCATCCTTCGGTCCAGGAGGAAGTAGGATGGCTTCATTTATATACGGTTCAGTAGCGGGTGCAGTTGAGGAATTAAAGGCTAGGTTAAGAAGAAAAGCTGAGGTGTTACTTAATGATAAAATAATTGAGTATAGGGACGGGTATTTTATAGGGGAAAATGGGGGTAAGGTAAGGATTACAAGTTTTGAAGGAGAGGAGGTGGATTTCACGTACACTCTTCAAGGAAAATATAGGTTTAACGCATATCCCTTTGCGTGTGATTTAGCAGTAGTTAAAATAGAGGATGGAAAAATAAAGCCAATAAAACACGTAGTATATATTGACCCAGGAAATCCAATAGATGAGGATCTAGTAAAGGAGCAAGTAATGGGAGGCACAGCGATTGGAATTTCTATAGCCCTTTATGAGGGATATGTATATGATGATAACGGCAATTTACTAACTACAAGTTTAGCAGATTATGGTTTACCAACTGCAGCGGATTTACCAGAAATAGAGGTAAATATAGTTCCCACACCTTCACTAGTTACTCCTTA
The genomic region above belongs to Saccharolobus caldissimus and contains:
- a CDS encoding xanthine dehydrogenase family protein molybdopterin-binding subunit, with amino-acid sequence MKRLDVIDALLGKGEYVDDIPFKGKHAVFVRSPYPHARILKIDASDAERRGALVLTGRDIVTKSVEAGEREGASLTTALMAINKANYVGQPVALVLADDPYEAMDLAELVRVDYEPLEPIPNIEKALENKVIIFEDLKSNIVREQTFEYGKVEPQGKYIELNLYWSRSSGNPIETFGAQVFPKDDGLLIISNQQAGNVVSNEIQKALGVKVIHKNARQGGSFGAKFSLVRYLVVLGFASLKFKVPIKWIETRTEHLMASNSSGPERKFKIHAYYSSDGKINALDFHIWEDIGASRDAGQPFKPLGFLTGPYKIRNIRYTATLVATNKNPPGAFRGAGTPPHTWALERVMDTVADELGLSRAEIRKINAIDSFPYDSGFAYYDSGNPKGLIDLALSRSDIFSMRDKNTGVGLALSTDPSTPSGSERVKIRIKNGKVIVGLGFGPEGQGNEHTAVMLASKLLGISQDEVNYEILDNMELPSSFGPGGSRMASFIYGSVAGAVEELKARLRRKAEVLLNDKIIEYRDGYFIGENGGKVRITSFEGEEVDFTYTLQGKYRFNAYPFACDLAVVKIEDGKIKPIKHVVYIDPGNPIDEDLVKEQVMGGTAIGISIALYEGYVYDDNGNLLTTSLADYGLPTAADLPEIEVNIVPTPSLVTPYGVKGIGEIPVGVAAAAVTSAIEDVLKRRITKLPVKLDEVF